Proteins from one Cryptomeria japonica chromosome 4, Sugi_1.0, whole genome shotgun sequence genomic window:
- the LOC131874949 gene encoding probable disease resistance protein At4g33300 yields the protein MNLPETESLAYSLVLHFSASEYFLPPFLKTMKKLKVLMVCNLGSERATIKGLDALPSLTQLRCVRLEGLLPPAIPKQRKVIQNLDKLSLSLCEGFVNMSTFNDTNLQEFNLGHCSDLEELPLAMCHMPSAQRWSVTNCHLVKKLPYNLGNMSSLRMLRVSALPGLKELPVSIGKLGQLEFLDISLCEGLEKLPDEIGELKKLKEFDMRECYHLRELPDSVCGLSSLKHVICNENIGVKWLRAKASYIPDLRIEIVEPQFIFLTLTF from the coding sequence ATGAATCTTCCGGAGACAGAGTCTCTGGCGTACTCTCTGGTGTTACACTTTTCTGCAAGCGAATACTTTCTTCCTCCATTTCTGAAAACTATGAAAAAGCTCAAAGTTTTAATGGTATGTAATTTGGGTTCAGAGAGGGCCACAATAAAAGGTCTAGATGCCTTGCCTTCACTCACACAACTCAGATGTGTTCGCTTGGAGGGGTTGCTTCCACCCGCTATTCCAAAACAGAGAAAAGTAATACAAAACTTGGACAAACTTTCTCTAAGCTTATGCGAAGGGTTTGTAAATATGTCCACATTCAATGACACCAACCTGCAAGAGTTTAACTTGGGCCACTGCAGCGATTTGGAGGAATTGCCCCTTGCCATGTGTCATATGCCCTCTGCTCAGAGATGGTCTGTTACCAACTGCCATCTGGTTAAAAAATTGCCATATAATCTCGGAAATATGAGTTCTCTAAGGATGTTAAGAGTATCAGCATTACCAGGCCTGAAAGAGCTTCCGGTATCAATTGGAAAACTTGGGCAGCTGGAATTTCTAGACATTTCACTGTGCGAGGGCTTGGAAAAACTTCCTGATGAAATAGGTGAGCTCAAGAAGTTGAAAGAGTTTGACATGAGAGAGTGTTATCATTTAAGGGAGTTGCCAGATAGTGTTTGTGGATTAAGCTCCCTCAAACATGTTATCTGCAATGAGAATATTGGGGTCAAGTGGTTACGAGCTAAAGCCTCTTATATCCCTGATCTCAGAATTGAAATTGTGGAACCACAATTCATTTTTCTGACCCTAACGTTTTAG